TCTTACATAATCTTATTCTCTAGTGTTCACTTTCCTTATTGAATTTTCTTGTGTATCGCACAAGACATACTGACATTGAATTCAGTAGAAACAGACAAAATACAGCACAATCAGTGTTATAAATCTATGGCGAATAGATGGCTTACTGGAGGACTTTCTTTCCATCATTTGCTGTGATTGCCTTTCTTCCAGATGTTGCTTATGTTTGAGCTTCAGGGATTCTGAGTATTAGGTAGACTTTGAGAATTAAATACAAATCATGTATATGTTATTATTTAATTCTACTAAATATTTTCAACACATCAACAGTTAATGTCAAAtgctgaaaagaataaaatgctgaCAATCTGGATGAATATGTAGCAGctagtgaaattaaaaattagtttattttttaaagcaaaattaaaagttaagtaCACTAAAAATCAaacttaagaaaacaatttcattttttaccttTAAGAAACTTATGTATGTCATCATGTTCGTATTATTATGTATATTACTAATACATTCTTAATTTGCAAATTTgagataatttatataaacaaagaGTGAATTAAAAGTTGCTGCTCAGAGTTAAGTTaaatgtcaaatttttaaaaatataacttttagtTAAATTATTTTGCCATTCCTAACAGatcaagaaataataaaagtaaactttatgctttttcttttagtGTGCAAAGTAGatatacatacagtacataagGAGATATACAATATAattgttattaaaatttaataacatttaaaatttaataaaatttaataaaaatttaatttcaattaagaaaaaaatttcttaaaagactctggaggcaggcaagagaagGGAGTGTCAATAAtgaccacatacacacacaaacacacacacaaaactggtTGAAAAACTACTCTATACCCATGTAGAGAGTacataaatgaaagcaaaatcaGAAGTAGAAAGTAAATTCTGAAAATGGAAACTAGTATGTTCCCTATTTAAGACCTACACATAAAGCAAGGTCTTCAGAGAACCTAGAGCTGAAGGTTCAGAGTCACCCATCTCAACAAGTCCAACAGCATCTGCAACATCTACAATGGCTTTGCCTTTTGCTTTACTGATGGCCCTGGTGGTGCTCAGCTGCAAGTCAAGCTGCTCTCTgggctgtgatctgcctcagaCCCACAGCCTGGGACACAGGAGGACCATGATGCTCCTGGCACAAATGAGGAGaatctctcttttctcctgtCTGAAGGACAGACACGACTTCAGATTTCCCCAGGAGGAGTTTGATGGCAACCAGTTCCAGAAGGCTGAAGCCATCTCTGTCCTCCATGAGGTGATTCAGCAGACCTTCAACCTCTTCAGCACAAAGGACTCATCTGTTGCTTGGGATGAGAGGCTTCTAGACAAACTCTATACTGAACTTTACCAGCAGCTGAATGACCTGGAAGCCTGTGTGATGCAGGAGGTGTGGGTGGGAGAGACTCCCCTAATGAATGAGGACTCCATCCTGGCTGTGAGAAAATACTTCCAAAGAATCACTCTCTACCTGACAGACAAAAAGTACAGcccttgtgcctgggaggttgtCAGAGCAGAAATCATGAGATCCTTCTCTTCATCAAGAAACTTGCAAGAAAGGTTAAGGAGGAAGGAATAAGACCTGATCCAACACAGAAACGACTCCCATTGACGACTACACCAGCTCACACTTTCATGATCTGCCATTTTAAAGACTCTTGTTTCTGCTATAACCACACCATGAGTTGAATCAAACGCGTCAAGTATTTTCAAGTGTGTTAAGCAACATCGTGTTCAGTTGCACAGGAACTAGTCCCTTACAGATGACTAAGCTGATGgatctatttatctattcattaaatgtatatttatttgactatttataatatttaattttttgcccATAGAAATGCATAAAATGTATACCTTTATATTGTTGATaacataacaaaatatattttctatgtttagtcgatgtattattttgtttagtttattaaatatttactatagaAAACTTCTTGGATTTGTTTATTCTCTAAGGAGAAACACCAAGCCGATTCTCcaacatgatttaaaaatgtatggtTCAATTCATTGATTCATTGTTATTATACTCAAGTTATAAGTACAGTACAAATTTACATTCTATAAGCCAGCTTGTATGTTGACTTCAGGTTATAGAGATGAAGATACAAATACACTTCATGctgtcttttatctttctttgtgtagggaaaaaacctaaaaacaaGAATAATCATTAAATCTGTTAGATAAATGATATAAGAAGAAGAccaaaaaacagtattttttttttcagcagaagCTGGAGTAAGGCAtatcaggaaacaaaaacaaaagcagcagATATCTTCTACAGTTGACTGGTAGACACATAAGTGCAAATGTGCACTGGCAATTTGATATTTCAGTCTGCAATTTTCAAGCAATGCCGTGACCTGAAACTCCAGGAACAGCAGTGGTCATGTGAGAAGTGTTTACAGAATGAcaaaatgactgaaaatttccTCCTGCAACTTTCAACTTTAAAGGGAGGAAAGAGCTACAATGGAAACAGATTTGGAATGGCCAAATattagaaggaaaagagagaatggtgataataataaatttaaaggaCTAAAACTGCTTAGAAGAATTGATGCATTCATGCAAAATATAGAGTAGATTGAAACTGCCTGGTAATTTGGGCATTGGTGATCTTAGTGGAAGTTGATTGGTAGAATCAACCAGTTGACTGATAGACTTAATCAGTAGAAACCATACAGGAGTAGGTAGAAGAGTAAATAAGAGAAGAGAAGGTAATGGCAATATATAGAGAAAACAATTTTGAGAAGTTTGCCTTCTTGCTGATGGCTGATGTGAGACCTAGATTCTTGTCTTGCTAGttttaagaatttaaacaagagacACACGGCGGTGGAGATGCAGCATGGAGTAATTTattgccaaaaaaaagaaaacgaataTTTTGAAAGCTAGGTGCAGAATAGACAGTACCCCCTGAGACAGACAGGATTCAGGGCAGGCTGCTAGTAAGGATGAGAGAGTAAAGACTAGTACTAGGGAGACTCCTTTTATGGGAATCTTCCATGATTATCCATAAGGAGGTGGGAAGAGGCGTTACTAGTAAGCATGTTCTTGGTTGTCCTCTGGGTGCACATGTGCAGTAACTGCATATGCTTGTTGTAACACCGTatgtctcattagcatcttaaatctTCTACCCACGGGTTTATTCTTTACTATTATAATGAGCAAAGGGTCACTCTGAGGACAGGTAAAATCAAAATGTGCATTCTCTCTACAGGGGAACTACAGCTTTGCTTGAATGAGTTCAATTACAATGTTAATGCTAAAGCTTATTGTGGTGATGGTATGGTCACCAAGGTTGTGACATCCTGATGACATGGTTACTTCCCTGACTACCTATCCTGCCACATCATGAAATGAAGGAGAGAAGTAAAGTAGGACCTGGAAAAGgacatgaattaatttttatatgcataGCTTTCCATTTTTGGAAATATGTATGTCTATAGATAGATTTCATGgatttgattattaaaaaatcatactagtataattaatatttattttaaattatgacatATCAAATTATTTATAATGATAACATCATTATTTTGGTTAATACTATCTTGACTGTCAGTAAACTGCTCTATGGATTGAAATCATCTACTACAGTAGAAAAACAGATGGAATTGGTGACCTTAGTGAAGTTGACTTGGTAGAATTTACAAGCAGAAACTATATTGGAGTAGgtggaaaggttaaaaaaaaaaaaaaaaaagaaaaattcctatTACCATTTTTTGGCCTGGGGAGTCACTTTCCTTCTTTCATGTTTATCATATTCAGATTTGCATTtgttttcccttctcttcaaCATATCCAAATGCAATGacaatttataaaaacattaatttggagaaagaataaaaggatgTATTGAAAATGATGGAAAATAATGATATGAGCTCTTTATGTTTCCATTTGTACTTCCCTATGTTGGTATTTACCTTaagataaaatagaaagtaaTTCAGAAGCAGCCATACAGCACTTGACCAGAAAAAtacgaaaataaaaaaaaagaatatatgaattGTTTAGACACTGAAACCAGTAAAGAAAAGCAGACTAATTTCATCTAGCAGCATTGCTGGACCTCACTGCCTTAAATTTTCACCTTGAGACAGATAATAACAAACCATGAAGTTCAGTAGAAATGCACTGACTGACTGATCTAGGGACATTTAGTAGTTACTACAAtgtaatcttatttttcttttctatatttaattttattttattttaggttctgggatacatgtgcagaacatgcaggtttctcacataggtaaacgtgtgccatgatgCTTTGCTggacctatcaacccatcactaGGTATTAAGCatcacatgcattagctatttatcctgatgctctccctccccatgcCTTCCAAtgttgtttcccttcctgtgtccatgtgttctcattgttcagctcccatatatgagtgagaaaatgtgatgtttaattttctgttcctgttaatttgctgaggataatggcttccagctccatccattgtccctgcaaaggacatgatctcattccttttcatggctacATAGCATTCCATAgggtatatgtaccatgtttctttatccaatctataatcgatgggcatttgagttgattctatgtatttgctattgtgaatagtgctgcaataaacatacacatgcatgcatctttataacagaataacATATATTCCTTTCGGTATATAtctagtaatgagattgctgggtcaaatggtatttctggttctagatccttgaggaatcaccacactgttttccacaatgattgaactaatttacattcccaccaacagtgtaaaagcattcctatttctccacagcttcgccagcatctgttatttcttgagatttttaataattgccattctgactggggtgagatggtatctcattatggttttaatttgtataatgatcagtggtgttgagctttttttttcatgttttttggccatatAAATGACTTCTTggagatgtgtctgttcatatcctttgcccactttgtgacagggttgtttggcttttttttttcttttgaaattgatGTAAGtcccttgtggattctggatattagacctttgtcagattgatagattgcaaaaaatttctcccactacataggttgtctgttcactcggatgatagtttcttttgctgtgcaaacgctctttagtttaattaggttccatttgtcaatttttgctttggttgcaacTGCTtctgatgtttttgtcatgaaattttttcCCATACCTATGtactgaatggcattgcctagattttcttcttgggtttttttttttttaattattttactttaagttctaggatacatgtgcagaacatgcaggtttgttacaagatgtacatatgccatggtgatttcctgcacctatcaacccatcatctacaataggtatttctcctaatgctatccctcctctaacCCCCCACCccctcgacaggccccagtgtgtgatgttcccctccctgtgtccatgtgttctcattgttcaactcccacttatgagtgagaacatgcagtgtttggttttctgttcctgtgttagtttgctgagaatgctttccagcttcatccatgtccctacaaaggacatgaactcattcttctttatggacgtgtagtattccatggcatgtatctgcctcattttctttatgcagtttatcagtgatgggcatttgagttggttccaagttttcgctattgtaaatagtgctgcaataaacatatgtgtgcatgtgtccttatagtagaatgatttataatcctttgggtatatacccagtaatgtgattgctggatcaaatggtatttctgattttagaactttgaggaatcactatactgtcttccacagtagttgaactaacttatactcccaccaacagcgtaaaaccattcctatttctccacatcctccccagcatctagggtttttatagttttgggttttacatttaagtctttaatccatcttgagttaatttttggataatgtgtaaggaaggggtccagttttcagttttctcatatggctagccagttttctcatttattgaagaggaaatcttttccccattgtttgtttttgtaaggtttgttgaagatcaaatggttgtagatgtctggccttatttctgagatctctattctgtttcattggtctatgtgtcatTTTTAGTacaagtgccatgctgttttggttactgtagcctttcagtatagtttgaagtcaggtagcatgatgcctctagctttttcctttttgcataggattgtcttggctgcatgggctctttttggttccatataaattttaaactaggttttttctaattctgtgaagaatgtcaatggtagttcaATGGGAACagaattgaatctgtaaattactttgagtagtattgccattttcatgatattgattcttcctaccatgagcatggaaagtttttccatttgtttgtgtcccctcttatttccttgaccagtggtttgtagttctccttgaagaggtcctccacatcccttgttagctgtattcctagatattttattctctttgtagtaattgtgaatgggagttcattcatgatttgctctctgcttgtctacttttggtgtatatgaatgcttgtaatttttgcacatcgatttttgtatcctaagactttgctgaagttgcttatcagcttaaggagcttttccGCTGAGACAATATAGGATTATGTGGTCTGCAAACAGtcaatttcacttcctctcttcctgtttgaataccatttatttatcttgcctgcttgccctggccagaactttcaatactatgctgaataggagtgatgagagagggcatccttgtcttatgctggttttcaaagggaatgcttccagcttttgcccattcagtatgatattagctttgggtttgtcagaaatggctcttattattttgagatatgttccatcaatacatagttcattgagagtttttaacatgaagggatgttgaattttataaaaggcctttcctgcatctattgagataatcatgtggtttctctCGTCAGTTCTGTTTacatgatggattacatttattgatttgcatatgttgaaccagcactgcatcccaaggatgaagctgacttgatcatggtggataagctttttgatgtgctgctggatttggtttgcagtattttattgaggatcttctcatcgatgttcatcagggatactggtctgaagttttcttttttgtgttgtgtctctgccaggttttggtatcaagataatgctggcctcataaaacgagttagggagctggtaccattccttctgaaactattccaaagtaccattccttctgaaaccatcacaattttttttttttttttttggaatttggagtggtgagagagggcatccttttcttatgctggttttcaaagagaatgcttccagcttttgcccactcagtatgatattagctttgggtttgtcagaaatggcttttattattttgagatatgttccatgaatacacagtttattgagagtttttaacatgaaggtccaatttttttggaatagtttcagaaggaatggtaccagctcctctttgtacctctggtagaatttagttGTAAATCCATCTGGTAATAGGCTTTCTTTTTGGTTGatgggctatttattactgcctccatttcagaacatgttattggtctgttcatggattcgacttctttctggtttagtcttgggagggtgtatgtatcgagaaatttatccatttcttctagattttttagtttatttgcatagaggtgtttataatattctctgatggttgtttgtatttccgtggggtcagtggtggtatgccctttatcatatttttattgtgtctatttgattctcctctcttttcttctttattagtctagctagcagtgtattttattaaattttttcaaaaaacagctcctagagtcattgatttttgaaggttttgttgtgtctctataTCCTTCAATTTcctttgattttagttatttcttgtcttctgctagcttttggatttgtttgcccttgcttttctatatcttttatttgtgatgttagaATGTCGATctgagatctttccagctttctaatgtggacatttagtgctatcgatttccctctaaacactgctttagctgaattccagagattctgatatgttgtctctttattctcattggtttcaaagacacATAaccatcagattctccaaggttgaaatgaaggaaaaaatgttaaaggcagccacagagaaaggccaggtgacctacaaagggaagcccatccgactaacagtggacctctcagcagaaaccctataggCCAGAAGAgaggggggccaatattcaacattcctaaggaaaagaatttccaacccagaatttcttatccggccaaactaagcttcataagtgaaggagaagtaaaatctttttcagagaagcaaatgttgagggaattcataaccaccaggcctgtcttgcaagagctcctgaaggaaatactaaatatggaaaggaaaaaacggtaccagccactacataaacacactgaagtacaaagaccaaggacactataaagaaactgcatcaactaatctgcataataaccagTTAGCGTCatgatgataggatcaaattcacacataaaaatattaaacttaaatgtaaatgggctagacgccccaattaaaagacacagactggcaaattggacagagtcaagacctatcagtgtgctgttcaagaaacccatctcacctgcaaagacacacagaggctcaaaataaagggatggaggaaaatttaccaagagaatggaaagcagaagaaagcaggggttgcaatgctggtttctgacaaaacagactttaaaccaacaaaggtaaaaaaaaaaaaaaaacaaggcaacGAAGGGCATtacctaatggtaaagggatcaactcaacaagaagaactaagaattctaaatatacatgcacccaatacaggagcacccacattcataaaactagtttttagagacctacacggagacttagacttccacacaataatagtgggagactttaacagcccactgtcaatattagacagatcatcgagataattaacaaagatattcaggacttgaactcagttcgGATCAGGTGGGCCTGACAGATGTCTGCATAACTCTCCAccccatatcaacagaatatacattcttctcagtgcctcGTAGCACTGCCTCTAAAATTGACCGcataattggaagcaaaacattcctcagcaaatgcaaaaaaaactgaaatcataacaaacagtttctcagaccacagggcaatcaaattagaactcaagattaagaaactaactcaaacccacacaattacatggaaattgagcaacctgctcctgaaagactcctgggtaaataaagaaattaaggcagaaatcaagaagttctttgaaaccaatgagaacaatgTAATCTGATGGAAGCAAAATCATCATAAAATCCCCTGTGGCCAGCTTAGAAACTTAAAGCATAAAAAGTATTCAGCAATTTAATGAATTGAATTCAACGTAGATATAATccacatttggaaaaataaaatttcttttgctATTGAACATAAAAATTTTGCAAAGGATAATTTACCCAACCCCTGCCCACGCTCACACACTGAACATAAATTTTTGCTCCTATCATCTGAAGGCTATGAAAATATTGACGTTAGTACCCGATCA
This genomic window from Pan paniscus chromosome 11, NHGRI_mPanPan1-v2.0_pri, whole genome shotgun sequence contains:
- the IFNA6 gene encoding interferon alpha-6; the encoded protein is MALPFALLMALVVLSCKSSCSLGCDLPQTHSLGHRRTMMLLAQMRRISLFSCLKDRHDFRFPQEEFDGNQFQKAEAISVLHEVIQQTFNLFSTKDSSVAWDERLLDKLYTELYQQLNDLEACVMQEVWVGETPLMNEDSILAVRKYFQRITLYLTDKKYSPCAWEVVRAEIMRSFSSSRNLQERLRRKE